Proteins co-encoded in one Nitrospirota bacterium genomic window:
- a CDS encoding nucleoside-diphosphate sugar epimerase/dehydratase, translated as MGQGRSPRTGRSSRVLDSFLHLPSSFRRLLVTGVFLFELAIATFLAFYVRFDGAVGEPLAQVGTRALIAAGAPFFLFYFLFGAHRGLWAFSSIHDFIKISAVALAGGTGSYAVVHHAIGWFYPRSIFILTASFLFILMSLNRGGIRLFQQWARSRGKERIPVVIVGAGRAGEMLVRDMQHSADYAYRPVAFIDRDLSKAGSTIHGIPVVGDHRAWPKVIKRYGPQELIIAIPSASPAAMRNIVKECEPSGLPIKVLPSVRAILHGHVTVNSIRPLALVDLLSREPVPSDGNGLESLIRGKRVLVTGAGGSIGSELCRQIAVHAPDRLVLVERYENNLHAVSNALADLKLVEPINVRACLADVLDGERMEQIFAEHRPDLVFHAAAHKHVPIVEENPCEGALNNVIGTHRIATLAKAFAVERMILISTDKAVNPTNVMGATKRFAEYIVRSFSGEDRTRFITVRFGNVLGSNGSVVPRFQEQIHRGGPVTVTHPQIERYFMLIPEAVNLVLEAARRGEGGEVFVLDMGDPIKIVDLAHNMIRLAGYVPNEDIAVTFSGLRPGEKLFEELFDKEERVEPTSHPKLRKAVLSSVWAEHEVEEAMNALSSAIRSRDGSTLKETFQHLIPSYRPDNATVSEPARNGAANGAVREIDTEVLPPLVVSNGSVDETRRARSGS; from the coding sequence ATGGGACAGGGACGGTCTCCTCGTACCGGTCGCTCCTCGCGCGTTCTCGATTCGTTCCTCCACCTTCCGAGTAGTTTCCGCCGCCTCCTCGTTACCGGTGTATTCCTTTTCGAGCTTGCGATTGCCACCTTCCTGGCGTTTTACGTGCGGTTCGACGGGGCTGTCGGGGAGCCGCTGGCTCAGGTGGGCACGCGGGCGTTGATCGCGGCCGGGGCTCCGTTTTTCTTGTTCTATTTCCTATTTGGCGCGCACCGGGGACTCTGGGCGTTTTCCAGTATTCACGACTTCATCAAGATTTCAGCCGTGGCATTGGCCGGCGGTACGGGCTCTTACGCGGTGGTCCATCACGCCATTGGGTGGTTTTACCCGCGGTCGATTTTCATTTTGACGGCCTCATTCTTGTTCATCTTGATGTCCCTCAACCGCGGTGGAATCCGGCTTTTCCAGCAGTGGGCCCGGAGTCGCGGGAAAGAGCGGATTCCGGTGGTGATCGTGGGCGCGGGACGCGCCGGGGAGATGCTGGTTCGCGACATGCAGCACAGCGCGGACTACGCGTACCGGCCGGTCGCGTTCATTGACCGCGACCTGTCCAAGGCGGGCTCGACCATCCACGGGATTCCGGTGGTGGGTGATCACCGGGCGTGGCCCAAGGTGATCAAGCGCTACGGCCCCCAGGAATTGATCATTGCGATTCCGTCGGCGTCTCCCGCCGCGATGCGAAATATCGTCAAGGAATGCGAGCCCAGCGGGTTGCCGATCAAGGTGCTGCCGAGCGTCCGCGCCATTCTGCACGGTCACGTCACCGTCAACAGCATCCGGCCGCTCGCGCTCGTGGACCTCTTGTCTCGGGAGCCGGTGCCCTCCGACGGCAATGGTCTGGAATCGCTGATCCGCGGCAAACGCGTCTTGGTCACCGGCGCCGGCGGCTCGATCGGGTCTGAGTTGTGTCGGCAGATCGCGGTCCATGCTCCGGACCGGTTGGTGCTGGTCGAACGCTACGAGAACAACCTGCATGCGGTCAGCAACGCGCTTGCCGACCTCAAGCTGGTTGAGCCGATCAATGTCCGGGCATGTCTTGCGGACGTGCTGGACGGCGAACGCATGGAGCAGATTTTTGCCGAGCATCGACCGGATCTGGTCTTTCACGCTGCCGCGCACAAACACGTGCCGATCGTGGAAGAGAACCCGTGCGAGGGCGCGCTGAACAACGTGATCGGGACGCACCGCATCGCCACGTTGGCCAAGGCTTTCGCGGTGGAGCGGATGATCCTGATTTCCACGGACAAGGCGGTCAATCCCACCAATGTCATGGGAGCGACCAAACGGTTTGCGGAGTACATTGTCCGGTCGTTCAGCGGGGAGGACCGGACCCGCTTCATCACGGTGCGGTTCGGCAATGTGCTGGGCAGCAACGGCAGCGTGGTCCCGCGATTTCAAGAGCAGATTCATCGCGGTGGACCCGTGACCGTCACGCATCCCCAGATCGAGCGCTACTTCATGCTCATTCCCGAAGCCGTCAATCTGGTGCTGGAGGCGGCGCGGCGGGGAGAGGGCGGCGAGGTGTTTGTGTTGGACATGGGGGATCCGATCAAGATCGTGGACCTGGCCCACAACATGATCCGGTTGGCCGGGTACGTGCCGAACGAAGACATTGCGGTCACGTTCAGCGGGCTGCGTCCGGGTGAAAAGCTGTTCGAGGAACTGTTCGACAAGGAAGAGCGCGTCGAACCCACCTCGCATCCCAAGCTCAGAAAAGCGGTGCTCAGCTCGGTGTGGGCTGAGCACGAAGTCGAGGAGGCGATGAACGCTCTTTCGAGCGCCATCCGATCTCGGGACGGCTCCACACTCAAGGAGACGTTCCAACACCTCATCCCGTCCTACCGGCCCGACAACGCCACGGTTTCCGAACCCGCCCGCAACGGCGCTGCCAATGGTGCGGTCCGCGAGATCGACACCGAGGTCCTGCCCCCGCTCGTGGTCTCCAACGGTTCGGTCGACGAGACCCGCCGGGCTCGTTCTGGCTCATAG
- a CDS encoding PIN domain-containing protein gives MPESDRTLRLVDTSVWIRADRPGHESVRSRLRRLLGEGRVAICWPIRVELLVGVKIRERWVALDEQLSALDHLPVTDATWHQAARIGHDLARRGQTVPLPDLVIGAAAIEHGVALWTVDGDFRRIAKVASLTLDGWEAEGTA, from the coding sequence ATGCCCGAGTCTGATCGGACGCTGCGGCTCGTCGATACGAGCGTCTGGATCAGAGCGGACCGGCCCGGGCACGAGTCGGTCCGCTCTCGCTTGCGGCGTCTGTTGGGGGAGGGGCGCGTCGCGATCTGCTGGCCCATCCGGGTGGAGTTGCTCGTCGGCGTCAAAATCAGAGAACGATGGGTGGCCTTGGACGAGCAGTTGTCCGCTCTCGACCATCTTCCGGTCACCGATGCAACGTGGCATCAAGCGGCCCGTATTGGGCATGACCTGGCACGGCGGGGTCAAACCGTTCCCCTCCCAGATCTCGTGATCGGAGCTGCTGCGATCGAACACGGGGTTGCGCTCTGGACCGTCGATGGCGACTTCCGGCGGATCGCCAAGGTGGCGTCGCTGACCCTCGACGGATGGGAAGCCGAAGGGACGGCGTGA
- a CDS encoding nucleotidyltransferase domain-containing protein, which translates to MSRSLQAALADLAGRHGLDAVYAFGSRSQEVAALVRGEPAVSKSPRSDVDIGVLPKPGIELSARDRVRLMAAFEDRFHAPRVDLVVLPEASAFLAAEVVDGALLYDASPDRTAEFELYVLRRAGDLVGFERERQQLILRAGGR; encoded by the coding sequence GTGTCTCGATCGCTGCAAGCCGCTCTCGCCGACCTTGCTGGTCGGCATGGCCTCGACGCCGTGTACGCGTTCGGCAGTCGATCCCAGGAGGTTGCGGCGCTCGTTCGAGGTGAGCCGGCCGTGTCGAAGTCTCCACGGTCGGACGTGGACATTGGTGTCTTGCCAAAGCCCGGGATCGAGCTATCGGCCCGCGACCGTGTCCGGTTGATGGCCGCGTTCGAAGATCGCTTTCATGCCCCCCGGGTCGATCTTGTCGTCCTGCCGGAGGCCTCGGCATTTCTGGCTGCGGAAGTGGTTGACGGGGCGTTGCTCTACGACGCCTCCCCGGACCGCACCGCCGAGTTCGAACTGTATGTACTCCGACGGGCCGGCGATCTCGTCGGTTTCGAGCGGGAGCGCCAGCAGTTGATTCTACGAGCGGGCGGGCGGTGA
- a CDS encoding glycosyltransferase family 4 protein: MGAALLAGGALVAGVGWLDDRRGVSAGLRASIHVIAAVWAVWCLGGFQSFDFGVTVLPLGMAGDFLAVVGIAWLVNLYNFMDGIDGLAGGEAVSVALVGSGLLAFAGGGGMGLAVLSLAAAAGGFLVVNWPPAKIFMGDVGSGLLGYAFGVLALASERAGTVPLIVWIILLGVFIVDATATLIFRVMKGERWYEAHRSHAYQRAVQAGYSHRTVTLAVLGLNAVLALAAVGASVEPTLLPVALAATVGGLSLIWFGVFRLAPRPD, translated from the coding sequence GTGGGGGCCGCGTTGCTGGCCGGCGGTGCGCTGGTTGCAGGTGTCGGGTGGCTGGATGATCGGCGTGGAGTGTCGGCAGGCTTGAGAGCTTCCATACATGTGATTGCCGCTGTCTGGGCCGTGTGGTGCTTGGGCGGATTTCAATCGTTTGATTTCGGCGTGACGGTGTTGCCACTGGGCATGGCTGGCGACTTCCTGGCGGTTGTCGGTATCGCGTGGTTGGTCAATCTCTATAATTTCATGGACGGCATTGACGGACTCGCCGGCGGCGAGGCGGTCAGTGTTGCATTGGTCGGGTCGGGGCTCCTCGCATTCGCAGGTGGAGGCGGGATGGGGTTGGCCGTCCTCTCGCTGGCTGCTGCTGCAGGCGGATTCTTAGTGGTGAACTGGCCTCCGGCGAAGATTTTTATGGGCGATGTGGGAAGCGGTCTCCTCGGATACGCGTTCGGCGTGTTGGCCTTGGCTTCCGAACGAGCGGGAACAGTCCCTCTCATAGTTTGGATCATTCTGCTCGGAGTGTTTATCGTGGATGCGACCGCCACGTTGATCTTTCGGGTGATGAAGGGCGAGCGGTGGTACGAGGCTCACCGATCTCACGCATATCAGCGCGCTGTCCAGGCGGGCTACTCACATCGGACCGTCACGCTCGCCGTGCTCGGATTAAACGCTGTGTTGGCACTTGCGGCCGTTGGAGCAAGCGTGGAGCCGACCCTGCTTCCAGTGGCGCTCGCCGCGACCGTCGGCGGCCTCTCCCTGATCTGGTTTGGCGTCTTTCGCCTCGCGCCGCGCCCGGATTGA
- a CDS encoding type II toxin-antitoxin system Phd/YefM family antitoxin: MARVVSKAQFKPRSLQYFREIEKSGKELIITDRGRPVLKIVPYSVDPREALRPLHGSVVKYDRPLEPVGVEDWESLR, translated from the coding sequence ATGGCTCGTGTCGTCTCCAAAGCCCAGTTTAAGCCGCGATCACTCCAGTACTTTCGAGAAATTGAGAAGAGCGGAAAAGAGTTGATCATCACGGATCGCGGCCGGCCCGTGTTGAAGATCGTTCCGTACTCGGTCGATCCGCGTGAAGCGCTTCGCCCGCTTCATGGTTCCGTTGTGAAGTATGATCGGCCGCTGGAACCGGTCGGCGTCGAGGACTGGGAATCCCTCCGGTGA
- a CDS encoding glycosyltransferase family 4 protein, producing MERTLVLERPRLLFLINEDFYFWSHRLDLARAARDSGFEVLVATRVCDHGQRIQDEGFRLLPIRFRRGTQNPLRELAAIAELVRIYRRERPDIVHHVALKHVLYGSLAARLSGIPAMVNAFTGLGYVFIASGPWTRLLRSSVSGLLRWALAVPNCRVIFQNREDLEHLVESGIVKRDRSVIIRGAGVDLSRFVALPEATGELVIVLAARMLWDKGIGEFVKAARLLKESGARARYVLVGMLDEANPANISKSQLLGWEEEGVIEWWGHREDMPQILASAHIVVLPSYREGLPKVLLEAAACGRPIVSTDVPGCREIVKHGHNGFLVAPRDCFALAKAIGELIGDPALRTRMGARGRDMVVSEFSSEKVARETIALYRTLLRNRS from the coding sequence GTGGAAAGAACGCTGGTGTTAGAGCGGCCTCGTTTACTTTTTCTGATCAACGAAGACTTTTACTTCTGGTCACACCGTTTGGATCTTGCTCGAGCCGCGCGAGATTCCGGATTCGAAGTTCTCGTTGCGACTCGCGTTTGTGACCACGGTCAGCGCATTCAAGACGAGGGATTTAGGCTGTTACCGATTCGCTTTCGGCGAGGGACCCAAAATCCACTCCGGGAGTTGGCGGCAATCGCGGAGTTGGTCCGTATTTATCGCCGTGAGCGCCCCGACATCGTCCACCATGTTGCGTTGAAGCACGTATTGTATGGTTCGTTGGCAGCGCGTCTTTCAGGGATTCCTGCAATGGTCAATGCATTTACGGGCTTGGGATACGTCTTTATTGCGAGCGGACCCTGGACAAGGCTGCTTCGATCATCTGTCTCGGGGTTGCTACGCTGGGCGCTTGCGGTACCAAATTGTCGAGTGATTTTTCAGAATCGGGAAGACCTCGAGCATCTGGTCGAGTCCGGGATTGTGAAACGAGATCGGTCCGTGATCATTCGGGGGGCGGGCGTCGATTTGTCTCGGTTCGTAGCGCTTCCCGAAGCGACTGGCGAGCTGGTCATTGTCCTCGCTGCTCGGATGCTTTGGGACAAGGGAATTGGGGAGTTTGTCAAAGCAGCTAGATTGTTGAAAGAATCAGGTGCGCGTGCAAGGTATGTCCTGGTTGGGATGTTGGATGAGGCAAATCCAGCGAATATCTCGAAGAGCCAACTTTTGGGATGGGAAGAAGAAGGGGTGATTGAGTGGTGGGGGCATAGAGAGGATATGCCTCAGATATTGGCTTCTGCTCACATTGTCGTTCTTCCCTCATACAGAGAAGGGCTCCCCAAGGTCCTGCTAGAGGCGGCGGCTTGTGGCCGGCCTATCGTGTCCACGGATGTTCCAGGCTGTCGAGAAATCGTTAAACATGGTCACAATGGATTTTTGGTGGCTCCCAGGGATTGCTTTGCACTGGCCAAGGCCATTGGAGAGCTCATAGGAGACCCCGCATTGCGAACTCGGATGGGAGCGCGAGGGCGAGATATGGTTGTCTCCGAGTTTTCTTCGGAGAAGGTCGCCAGAGAGACGATTGCGCTCTATCGGACACTCCTTAGAAACCGATCGTAG
- a CDS encoding ATP citrate lyase citrate-binding domain-containing protein: protein MAKVLEGPGMDLFKKWGMAVPNHVVLTSLDQFDALAQANAWMRESKLVVKAHEAIGSRMKLGLVKVDLDLAGAKKAVTDMLGKDVGSGLTVSQVIVSEMVPHSAEYYLAVKSVREGADLMMASVGGIEIESQWDKVQHVPIEVGEPASAPALEAAAKKAGFSKDLVPKVVEFARKLHQCYDQEDAQYLEINPLVLDKQGELVALDAVTLLDGDARFRHPDWNFTFASEFGRPYTSDERAIMEIDSRVKGSVKFIEIPGGDTALLPAGGGASVFYSDAVVARGGKIANYAEYSGDPPDWAVEALTDKICSLPGIKRIIVGGAIANFTDVKKTFTGIIAGFRRAKADGKLDNVQIWVRRGGPKEAEGLAAMRALADEGFNIQVYDRYTPLTDIVDFALKGKS, encoded by the coding sequence ATGGCGAAGGTACTCGAAGGCCCGGGGATGGATTTGTTTAAGAAGTGGGGCATGGCCGTGCCCAACCACGTGGTGCTCACGTCGCTCGATCAGTTCGACGCCCTGGCCCAGGCCAACGCGTGGATGCGCGAGAGCAAGCTGGTGGTCAAGGCGCACGAGGCGATCGGATCGCGGATGAAGCTGGGCCTGGTCAAGGTCGATCTGGACTTGGCGGGCGCGAAGAAGGCCGTGACCGACATGCTGGGCAAAGACGTGGGGTCCGGGCTCACCGTGAGTCAGGTGATCGTCTCGGAGATGGTGCCCCACAGCGCCGAGTACTACCTGGCGGTCAAGTCGGTTCGCGAGGGCGCGGACCTGATGATGGCCAGCGTGGGTGGCATCGAGATCGAGTCGCAGTGGGACAAGGTGCAGCACGTCCCGATCGAGGTCGGTGAGCCGGCGTCGGCCCCAGCGCTCGAAGCCGCGGCCAAGAAGGCCGGATTTTCCAAGGACCTCGTCCCCAAGGTCGTGGAGTTCGCCCGGAAGCTCCATCAGTGCTACGACCAGGAAGACGCGCAGTACCTGGAGATCAATCCGCTCGTGCTCGACAAGCAGGGCGAGCTGGTGGCGCTCGACGCCGTGACGCTGCTGGACGGCGACGCGCGCTTCCGGCATCCGGACTGGAACTTCACGTTCGCGTCCGAGTTCGGCCGGCCCTACACCAGCGACGAGCGCGCGATCATGGAGATCGACAGCCGCGTCAAGGGATCGGTCAAGTTCATTGAGATTCCGGGCGGTGATACCGCGTTGCTGCCGGCGGGCGGCGGGGCGAGCGTGTTCTACTCCGACGCGGTGGTGGCGCGCGGCGGCAAGATCGCCAACTACGCCGAATACTCGGGCGACCCGCCGGACTGGGCGGTCGAAGCCTTGACCGACAAGATCTGCAGCCTGCCCGGCATCAAACGCATCATCGTGGGCGGGGCCATCGCCAATTTCACCGACGTGAAGAAGACCTTCACCGGCATCATCGCCGGATTCCGTCGCGCCAAGGCCGACGGCAAACTGGACAACGTGCAGATCTGGGTGCGCCGCGGCGGGCCCAAGGAGGCCGAGGGGCTGGCTGCGATGCGGGCGCTGGCGGACGAGGGCTTCAACATCCAGGTCTATGATCGGTACACGCCGCTGACCGACATCGTGGACTTCGCGTTGAAAGGAAAGTCATGA
- a CDS encoding type II toxin-antitoxin system VapC family toxin, with protein MIVLDTHCWLWWASDPERLSSRARATIDQAVEDGTVYISAISTWEIAMLVSVGRLELTMEVADWVAKFDALPFVHFVPVDNHVAIRSVHLPRPFHSDPADRIIVATAVIVGATLITKDEKIRGYRGVKSVW; from the coding sequence GTGATTGTTCTGGATACCCATTGCTGGCTCTGGTGGGCCAGCGATCCGGAGCGTCTTTCTTCACGGGCACGCGCGACCATCGATCAAGCCGTGGAAGATGGGACGGTGTACATCTCGGCGATCAGTACGTGGGAGATCGCGATGTTGGTGTCGGTCGGGCGGCTCGAGCTCACGATGGAGGTCGCCGACTGGGTTGCAAAATTCGACGCGCTCCCCTTTGTCCATTTCGTTCCCGTCGACAACCACGTGGCGATCCGATCCGTCCACCTTCCCAGGCCGTTTCACAGCGATCCCGCCGATCGAATCATCGTGGCCACGGCCGTGATCGTCGGTGCGACTCTGATCACGAAGGACGAAAAGATCCGTGGCTACCGAGGCGTCAAGTCGGTCTGGTGA
- a CDS encoding prevent-host-death protein — protein MEKTISATEAVRTFSEILNSIKYRGDRYTVVRGGKPVALIGPVETAVRERTLGELDALLRHVPRLGAEAERFDKDLREIITHQLALPEPA, from the coding sequence ATGGAAAAGACCATCAGTGCGACGGAGGCGGTCAGGACATTCTCGGAGATCTTGAATTCGATTAAGTACCGGGGGGATCGGTACACGGTCGTGCGGGGCGGCAAACCGGTCGCGCTCATCGGTCCGGTGGAGACGGCGGTTCGGGAACGAACCCTGGGCGAACTGGACGCGCTGCTCCGCCACGTGCCTCGACTCGGAGCGGAAGCGGAGCGGTTTGATAAGGACCTCCGGGAAATCATCACCCATCAACTCGCCCTGCCGGAGCCGGCATAG
- a CDS encoding NAD-dependent epimerase/dehydratase family protein translates to MKHVLVTGAGGFVGDHLANQLRERGCSVRMLIHRRPDRCAEVNGELVYGDIRDARIVRLATAGADTVIHLASKVHDLKELKDGGEHDDVTVGGTRGLMAAVRSEGTKSFVFLSSLSVYGTDTDCRRDEEATCVPTSAYGRAKLRAEGIVFEEGRKIGIHICCLRPAMIYGPGCKGNLPRMIEMIDRGFFPPLPEVKNRRSMVHVSDVVEAAILAATHPAANGQCYIVTDGRSYSARELYEMICRALGKSIRRWHVPLGAFKALAGAGDVIGRLRGRRFVFDSDALDKLTGNAWFSSEKISRELGYRPRMTFEDALPEMIAWYRGTQARPTC, encoded by the coding sequence ATGAAACATGTTCTGGTTACTGGGGCTGGTGGGTTCGTTGGGGACCATCTGGCGAACCAGCTTCGTGAGCGGGGGTGTTCTGTGCGGATGCTGATACACCGGCGTCCGGATCGCTGTGCGGAAGTAAACGGTGAGCTAGTCTACGGAGACATTCGGGACGCACGTATCGTTCGCCTCGCTACAGCCGGTGCAGACACCGTAATTCACTTGGCCAGTAAAGTGCATGATTTAAAGGAGCTTAAGGATGGGGGCGAACACGACGACGTCACAGTCGGTGGAACAAGAGGTTTGATGGCTGCGGTCCGCAGCGAGGGGACTAAGTCGTTTGTGTTCTTGAGCAGTCTGTCCGTGTATGGCACAGATACGGATTGCCGAAGGGATGAAGAGGCGACTTGTGTCCCGACTTCGGCATACGGCCGCGCAAAGCTTCGGGCGGAAGGAATCGTCTTTGAGGAAGGGAGAAAGATCGGAATCCATATCTGTTGTTTAAGACCGGCGATGATTTATGGTCCGGGGTGCAAAGGCAACCTCCCTCGAATGATCGAAATGATTGATCGTGGATTTTTCCCTCCGTTGCCAGAGGTGAAGAATCGTCGGAGCATGGTCCACGTTTCGGATGTAGTGGAAGCGGCGATCCTGGCGGCCACCCACCCGGCGGCGAATGGCCAATGCTACATTGTGACGGATGGACGGTCCTATTCGGCTCGGGAGCTGTACGAGATGATCTGCCGTGCGTTGGGGAAGTCGATTCGGCGATGGCACGTCCCGCTTGGCGCATTCAAGGCGTTGGCGGGTGCTGGCGATGTCATCGGGCGTCTTCGGGGACGGCGATTTGTCTTTGATTCTGATGCGCTCGACAAGCTTACGGGCAATGCATGGTTTAGCTCCGAAAAAATTTCCCGTGAGCTTGGCTATCGGCCTCGCATGACCTTTGAGGACGCGCTGCCGGAGATGATCGCCTGGTACAGAGGGACACAGGCCCGACCGACTTGTTGA
- a CDS encoding type II toxin-antitoxin system VapB family antitoxin encodes MGDTIIRLSVTLDRDTLDEAMRLTGSRTKRETIARALDELVRAERRRTLADAVGTGVFGLTERQLRRMRSRTHARV; translated from the coding sequence ATGGGAGACACCATCATACGGCTCTCGGTTACACTGGACCGCGACACCCTTGACGAGGCCATGCGTCTGACGGGTTCGCGGACCAAGCGTGAGACGATCGCGCGAGCGCTGGACGAGTTGGTCCGTGCCGAGCGTCGCCGCACCCTTGCGGACGCCGTCGGGACCGGCGTCTTCGGGCTGACGGAGCGTCAGCTTCGTCGGATGCGCTCGCGCACACATGCCCGAGTCTGA
- a CDS encoding type II toxin-antitoxin system VapC family toxin — protein sequence MILYLDTSGFVKLYLDEPHADSVRRWAQNAEVLATSRVAYPEAVAALARRRREGDLDADAFQRVLRALKQQWPDVAVLDLAEIHAGDLAIKHGLRGLDAIPLAAALDLRHASPDARVAFSSFDVRLNQAAAAEGLPVLDAHAE from the coding sequence GTGATCCTGTACCTCGACACCAGCGGTTTCGTCAAACTGTACCTTGACGAACCCCACGCGGACTCAGTCCGCCGCTGGGCGCAGAACGCCGAGGTCTTGGCGACCTCGCGGGTGGCTTATCCGGAAGCGGTGGCGGCATTGGCGCGCCGACGCCGAGAGGGCGACCTGGACGCCGACGCATTCCAACGGGTGTTGCGGGCACTCAAGCAGCAGTGGCCGGACGTTGCCGTGCTCGACCTCGCCGAAATACACGCAGGAGACTTGGCGATCAAGCACGGGCTGCGCGGCCTCGATGCGATCCCCCTCGCCGCCGCGTTGGACTTGCGGCACGCGTCACCCGACGCCAGGGTCGCCTTTTCGTCCTTCGATGTGCGGCTCAACCAAGCTGCCGCCGCAGAAGGCCTCCCGGTGCTCGACGCCCACGCTGAATAA
- a CDS encoding carbon monoxide dehydrogenase beta subunit family protein — protein sequence MSTTYRVRPGPEAFLPPAAACMGVTLPDPGQAHIEGVIVDEATAYEEAARRFLTAKVPTIFPGPLVLWRWNENSKKKATAIKRLFDTLKECAPPGSTPMLIPMADYRPKYPKINPEIEINPNHPNLTIWHNRIDVCMFVGVHCHQANLALKIIRGGTNCFTIAMCAQAGHEDANLSFRDASPEKISRLADTVKRLAGQGVGQPAGGNGGPP from the coding sequence ATGAGCACAACGTATCGGGTCCGTCCCGGACCAGAAGCCTTTCTCCCCCCGGCGGCGGCGTGTATGGGCGTGACGCTGCCTGATCCGGGGCAAGCGCACATCGAAGGCGTCATCGTCGACGAGGCCACGGCCTACGAGGAAGCCGCGCGCCGGTTCCTCACCGCCAAGGTGCCCACGATCTTCCCCGGCCCGCTCGTGCTCTGGCGATGGAACGAGAACTCCAAGAAGAAGGCCACGGCCATCAAGCGGCTGTTCGACACCCTGAAGGAGTGCGCGCCGCCTGGCAGCACCCCGATGCTGATTCCCATGGCCGATTACCGGCCCAAGTACCCCAAGATCAACCCCGAGATCGAGATCAACCCCAACCACCCGAACCTGACCATTTGGCACAATCGCATCGACGTGTGCATGTTCGTGGGGGTGCACTGCCATCAGGCCAATCTCGCGCTCAAGATCATCCGCGGCGGGACGAACTGTTTCACGATCGCGATGTGCGCGCAGGCCGGGCACGAGGACGCGAACCTGTCGTTCCGCGACGCGAGCCCGGAGAAGATCAGCCGGTTGGCTGACACGGTGAAGCGGTTGGCGGGGCAGGGGGTTGGTCAGCCGGCTGGGGGCAACGGCGGCCCTCCTTAG
- a CDS encoding type II toxin-antitoxin system prevent-host-death family antitoxin encodes MTTVGIKQLKAHLSRYVRKAQRGERVIITERGKEIAELVPLSSEREGVLRLASQGKLTWSGGKPAGLDGVAVHGKPLSETVLEERR; translated from the coding sequence ATGACAACGGTGGGCATCAAGCAGCTCAAGGCGCATCTGAGTCGCTACGTACGAAAAGCGCAGCGGGGTGAGCGAGTCATCATTACCGAACGGGGCAAGGAGATCGCGGAACTCGTCCCGTTAAGCTCGGAGCGAGAGGGCGTGTTGCGGCTCGCCTCGCAGGGCAAACTCACGTGGTCCGGAGGCAAACCCGCGGGACTGGACGGGGTCGCGGTGCACGGCAAACCCCTGAGCGAAACCGTGCTTGAAGAGCGCCGGTGA